One genomic region from Homalodisca vitripennis isolate AUS2020 chromosome 6, UT_GWSS_2.1, whole genome shotgun sequence encodes:
- the LOC124364152 gene encoding 39S ribosomal protein L10, mitochondrial-like translates to MENVAVSTFKGLLQINRGALRITVRNSSRVNVQKPRPPHYNRAKIEHLTRPKYFERGERDAWFIPSVSQCIKEKEEELKRSRKEEDNPYERLLAKDLRNWFLNSKLIAFFHCNPIRFDDRFEAEVKLRKEGMYLKKFGRHTVNMALEGTPYISVMPLFITHTEMVFCSEPKVSELLKVAGKLRQHVLLAAVVEDRLMSVSQLRALSDVKDLTTARARLVGVLNTAQSQLVSGLTYHQTSIAEGLRQYAEKPPDSAESSETQSS, encoded by the exons ATGGAAAATGTAGCAGTTTCTACTTTTAAAG GTCTACTTCAGATCAACAGAGGAGCTCTTAGAATAACAGTTAGGAATTCCTCTCGAGTAAACGTACAGAAGCCTAGGCCTCCTCATTACAACAGAGCTAAAATTGAGCACCTTACAAGGCCAAAGTACTTTGAAAGAGGTGAACGAGATGCGTGGTTCATACCTTCAGTTTCACAGTGCATAAAAGAGAAGGAAGAAGAATTGAAGAGATCGCGTAAAGAAGAG gATAATCCGTATGAACGTCTCTTGGctaaggatttaagaaattggtttttaaattcaaaactcaTTGCATTTTTTCACTGCAATCCAATTAGATTTGATGACAGATTTGAG gCTGAAGTGAAGTTAAGAAAAGAGGGGatgtaccttaaaaagtttgGCAGACATACGGTGAATATGGCACTGGAGGGAACTCCGTACATTTCTGTGATGCCTCTGTTCATAACTCACACAGAAATGGTGTTCTGTAGTGAGCCCAAAGTGAGTGAATTGTTGAAGGTGGCTGGGAAGTTGCGTCAGCACGTTCTTCTCG CTGCAGTGGTGGAGGACCGACTAATGAGTGTGAGCCAACTACGAGCGCTGAGCGATGTGAAGGACCTAACTACTGCCAGAGCTCGGCTGGTGGGCGTTCTGAACACAGCACAGTCGCAGCTAGTCAGCGGACTCACCTACCATCAGACCAGCATCGCTGAAGGCCTCAGACAGTACGCAGAAAAGCCACCGGACAGCGCAGAGAGCTCTGAGACTCAGTCTTCATGA